The genomic region ACTATGACACCGCCAACCCATTTGAAGCCGCCGCTGTCCATGGTGCGGCGCTGATCTCCCGCATTATCGAAGCCGGTGTTCAGTCAAATCAGGAATACGGTCTGTTCTACAATATCAACTTCCCGCCCGTTTCAGCGGCGGAGGTCAAAGGCACCCGGGTCGCCGCACAGGGGCTCCGCCCCGGCACCTCATTCACCGCTGAGCCACAATTGTCGCCAACCGGGCGGCCCTATCTGTGGATCAAGGGCGGTGACCAGCATATTCCCACCGCGCCGGGCACCGATGCTGCGGTCAATCTGGACGGTTACATCTCGGTCACACCCATGCGTGCCGATCTGACCGCCCATGACGCATTGGAGGCCCTGAAAGTCATCCAATGAGCAGCCCCGATCCAGAAACCAAGATGCAGTTCCTGTTTGCCCTGCGCTCCAAGGGGGTGACCGAGGCGCGGGTGCTCAATGCGATGGAAGAGGTCGATCGCGGCGCCTTCATTCGCGGGCTGTTTGCCAAGCGGGCCTATGAGGACATGCCGCTGCCAATTGCCTGTGGCCAAACCATCTCGCAGCCCTCGGTGGTGGGATTGATGACCCAGGCCCTGCAGGTCTCGCCGCGCGATACCGTGCTCGAGGTTGGCACCGGCTCGGGGTATCAGGCCGCAATCCTGTCCAAGCTGGCGCGCCGGGTCTATACCATCGACCGGCACGCCCGTTTGGTACGCGAGGCGCGGCAGATCTTTGAAAGCCTGCAGCTCAGCAATATCACCTCACTGGTCGGCGATGGCAGCCATGGGTTGCCGGATCAGGCGCCGTTCGACCGTATTCTGGTCACCGCCGCCGCTGAAGACCCGCCGGGGCCGCTGCTGGCTCAGCTCAAGGTTGGCGGCATAATGGTGGTCCCCGTCGGTCAATCCGATACGGTTCAGACCCTGATCCGGGTTCTCAAGACTGAAAACGGGCTGGACTATGATGAATTACGCCCTGTGCGCTTTGTTCCGCTGCTTGAGGGTCTGGGCAAAGAGACATAGGTACTCCAGATCGAGGCTCAATCGGGGCCTCATCAACCGCCAAACTGGCGAACATATGATTGAATGAATGAATACCTCCTGGTCAAAAGGGGGATCGCATTCCGAGGAGAGCAGAATGCCGGTGACCTCCGCACGAACCCGCCACCCGATCCGCCGCCTGGCCCGCAGCCCGATCCGCAGGGTAACCCGCAGCACCGCTCTGTTGTCGATGCTTGGGCTGATCGCAGCCTGTGAGGGACCGCTGGATTACGACCTGCGGGGCCAGATCGGTGCCTTCAGCACCTCCAACGCCGCCCAGAACGCCACCACAGGCCGCCCGCAGGCAGATGATCGCGGTTTGATCACCTATCCCAACTATCAGGTCGCCGTCGCCCGGCGCGGCGATACCGTTGCGGATATTGCCACCCGTATCGGAATGCCGGTGGACGAAGTTGCCCGTTTCAATGGTGTGCAAGCCGGAGACCGCCTGCGACCCGGTGAAGTTCTTGCCCTGCCACGCCGGGCTCCGGAGCAGGTGATCTCGGGCAGCGCCGCCAATCCGGGCTCAGTCGATATTGAGCAACTGGCAGGATCAGCCATTGAGGGAGCCGCCACCACCTCGCCCAATCCCGGATCGGTGACCACAACCCAATTGCAGCCTGCCCCCTCCAGGATTGAAAAACCCGAGGTGCAGGATGGCCCCGAACCGGTCCGCCACCGGGTGGCACGCGGCGAAACCGCCTATACGGTGTCCCGATTGTACCAGGTGCCGGTCAAGGCGCTGGCCGAATGGAATGGCCTGGGCAGTGACTTTGCCATCCGGGAAGGCCAGTATCTGCTGATCCCGCTCAAGGACAAGTCGGCGCCTGCCCTGGCCTCTCCTGTCGCTGCCTCGGCGGTGACGGTGCCCGGACAGGGCACCACCACCCCGACTCCGCCCAGCTCGACCAGACCTTTGCCACAGGAAACCGTGGCCGCCGCTGCCGAAGCGCAGGCGCTGCCTGATATCGAGGTGCCGCAACCGAGCCGCAGCAGCCAGGCGGCCATGAGCTATCCGGTGCAGGGCAAGATCATCCGCACCTATTCCAAGGGCAAGAATGACGGTATCGACATCGCTGCAAACGCCGGCGCGCCGGTCCAGGCCGCCCGCAGCGGCACCGTCGCCGCCATTACCGCTGATTCCAACAAGGTGCCGATCATTGTCATCCGCCATGATGACAAGCTGCTGACCGTCTACGCCAATGTCGACAACATCGCGATCAAGAAAGGCGACCGGGTCAAGCGCGGCCAGACCATTGCAACCCTGCGCAGTGGCGACGACGCCTATGTCCATTTTGAGGTCCGCGACGGATTTGATTCGGTCGACCCGCTGCCCTATTTGCAATAGGGCCTGCAAAAATGGCGCCACAGCGCCATGCCTGCGGCGCGAGTACTTTAGGCAAAAAGAAGCATGGGGCGCTGCGATGTCAGCGCAGCGTGATCCCCTGACGTCCCGCCAGATCGACAAAGAACTGCCAGGCCACCCGCCCCGACCGGGCGCCGCGCGTTGCCTGCCATTCAATGGCCTCGGCGCGCAGGTGATCGGCGTCGCGTTTGATGCCATGGGCCGCACAATAGCCAGCAATCATTTCCAGATATTCATCCTGGGTACAGGGATGAAAGCCCAGCCAGAGACCAAAGCGGTCTGACAGAGAGACCTTCTCCTCCACCGCCTCGGAGGGGCTGATGGCGCTGGAGCGTTCGTTTTCGATCATCTCACGCGGCATCAGGTGGCGCCGGTTTGAGGTGGCATAGAACACCACGTTTTCGGGGCAGCCTTCGATGCCGCCGTCCAGCACCGCCTTGAGGCTTTTGTAGTGCTGATCATCGTGACTGAATGACAGGTCATCACAAAACAGGATGAACCGCTGCTGAGCAGTGCTCAGATGGTGCAGCAGCCGCGCCACCGAGGGCAGGTCTTCGCGCTGCAGCTCGATCAGTTTCAAATCCGGGCAATCCCCTATCAAGCTGGCGTGGATGGCTTTGACTAAGCTGGATTTCCCCATGCCGCGCGCCCCCCACAACAGGGCATTATTGGCCGCAAACCCTTGGGCAAAGCGGCGAGTGTTATCCAGCAGCGTATCGCGGGATCGGTTGATGCCCACCAGCAGCTCCAGATCCACCCGACTGATATGCGCCACCGGTTCCAGACGCTCGGGGTCCACATGCCAGACAAAAGCCGAGGCCGCCGCAAAATCGGGCGCTGCCAGTGGCGCTGGCGACATCCGTTCCAGGGCGTCGGCGATGCGGGTTAATGCGGTCTGGTCCATGGTGGTCTCCCTCAAGTCTTTGAACTGACAAAGCATGTTCGGGCAGGGGCAACAAGGGGCCTCGGCAAGGATGGGCTACATATCCCGGCGGCGGAAACACTATGGTAGAACGGCAGCAATTCATCCTAATCTGCAGCAATTCTCCGTAATCTACCGTGAAATTTGAGTATCTCTTTCGCTAAAGGATCCGCTATGAAACATTTTGAATCCTATATAATTTGCACAAGCCCTCGCTGCGGAAGTACCCTTTTGTGCAAGCTGCTGAGCAACACAGGGGTGGCGGGTGTTCCGGAGTCACATTTTCACGAACCGTCTCTTGCCGCCTGGCTTGGCTATTACCGGCTGACGCCCGACGCACACTGCACGCAGCAAGAGACCCTGAAGGCCATATTCACCGCTGCATATGAGCATGGGAAAGGCGGAACTGACGTATTCGGATTGCGTTTGCAGCGGCACAGTTTTGAGTTTTTCATGCATCAGCTAAGCATTTTGCATCCTGAGATAGCAGGTGGAAAATCACGGCTTAAATCTGTTTTCGGAAACCCCCTGTTCATCCACCTCACGCGTGGAAACAAGCTTGAACAGGCGATATCCTACGTTAAGGCAACGCAAACCGGGCTGTGGCACGCAGCGCCGGACGGAACGGAACTGGAGCGTCTCTCGGCACCAAGAGAACCTGCCTATGACGCTCAGGCAATAGCCAAGCAGCGCGCGAAATTCACCACCATGGATGACCAGTGGAAATCATGGTTTGCCACTGAGGAAATAGCGCCTCTGAGTATCAGTTACGATGAGCTATCCTCGGCTCCTCTGGCGACACGCGCGCGAATCCTTGAACGTCTTGGCCTGGACTTTGAACCGGATGGCAAAGACGAGCTACCGGTGGCCAAGCTGGCAGATGCAACCAATCAAGCGTGGTTTGACCGGTTCACATCAGAACTATCAAAAATTACGACCTGAGCACCAAACTCGGCTTTGTCCGGCATAGCTGCCAACAAAAAAGGCGCGCCATCGCTGGCGCGCCTTTTGATTTCAATAAGCCCCGGACTTATTTGTCCTTGCTGTCATCGGCCTCTTCGTCGTCGTCGAAGTCGGCCATCAGTGGATCATCTTCGTCGTCGTCATAGTAGCCTTCGGCCCGCAGCTTGGCTTCGCGTTTTACCTCGACCCGAGCCACCAGCATGATCGAAATCTCGTAGAGACCATAGACCACCACAAACAGGATGACCTGGGTGATCACATCCGGCGGTGTCACCAGCGCGGCCAGCAACAGAATCGCCACCACGGCGTATTTACGCACCGATCTCAGCCCCTCGGCGCTGACCAGTCCAACCTTGCCCATCAGAGTCAGCAGCACCGGCAGTTGGAAACACATGCCAAAGGCCACGATGAACTTGATGGTCAGGTTCAGGTATTCCTGCGCCGAACCCTGGAACACCACGCTTAGCGGTGCCGCAGAGCCATCGGTGATGGCCTCCCCCTCGCTGCCGAACTGCTGAAAGCCAAGGAAGAATTCATAGGCCAGCGGTGTGACAACGTAAAAGGCAAAGCTGGCGCCCAGCCCGAACATGAAGGGCGAGGCCAGCAGGAACGGCAGAAACGCGCCTTTTTCGTTCTTATACAAGCCCGGCGCCACAAACCGCCAAACCTGCGTCGCCAGATAGGGGAACGACAGGATCAACCCGCCCAGCAGCGACACTTTGATCGCCACAAAGAAGCCTTCCTGCGGCGAGATAAAGATCAGGTCACAGTCTTGCCCCCGATCCGCCAGCACCTGACACAGAGGATTGGTCAGGAAGTTGAAAATCGGCGTTGCCACGGTAAAGCAGATGATCATACCGATCAAAAACGCCACCACCATGTGGATCAGCCGGTTGCGCAATTCGGCCAGATGCTCGATCAGCGGCGCTGTGCTGTCTTCGATCTCGTCAGTCTGGCTCATGGTTTACTCTCATCATCCGGTGTCGGGGCCGCATCATCCAGTGTCACCGCCGCTTCGATTTCATCCGCTTTGGCCAGCGCTTCAGCGGCTTCACGGGCCTTGCGCTCGGCGGCGGCGCGCGCGGTGGCGGCGCGGATTTTCTTACTGTCCTCAGCCCGTTGAGCGAACATCTTGCCGGTTTCGCTTTCGGGGTCGATTTTGCCTCCACCGGGGCCTTTGCCGGTAAAGTCCATGCTCTTGGCCATGTCTTGCGCCGCATCCCGCACCCCGTCCATCGCCGAACCAACAGGATTGGTCGCCGCCTTCAGGCCTTTGGAGATATCCTTGATGCCGGACTGATCGGCGGCATCATTCATGGCGCTGCTGAATTCGCGCGCCATGCCCTTGGCCTTGCCGACGGCACGTCCGACGGTGCGGAACATCACTGGCAGGTCCTTGGGACCCACCACGATCAATGCCACAACGCCAACCACCAGCATTTCGGTCCAACCCAGATCAAACATAGCGGGTTAAACCTTGTTGGAGTCGGTTTCCGGGGTCACGTCTTTGGCGGCTTCGACGGTTTCGGAGACCTCGTCTTCCAACTCCTTGGTGCCTTCGCTGATGCCCTTCTTGAACGAGGTGATGCCTTTGCCGACTTCGCCCATCAACGAGCTGATTTTACCGCGTCCAAACAGCACCAGAACCACAACGGCGATCAGCAGCAGGCCTGGAAGGCCAATATTGTTCAACATGAGAATGTCTCCTTTGAGTTCGGCGCCCATCCGCACCGTCTATTCGTTTCCCTAGCGGTTCTACGCCCGACGCAGTTTGATCGAAAGCAACAACCCCGGACAGACAGGCTGTTCCTAGGTGTTTTTGCACTTTTTCACCGGGCGACAAACCTCAACTGACAGGTTTATGTCAGTTGCCCCCTGCTAGGTCCAGAGCGTCAATACAAATAGGAGATGACAAATGAAATATGCAGTTGCTGAAATCGTGACCTTTGCCCTGGCTGACACCGTCGAACCCGCCGATTTTGTTGAAATCAGCAAAGGAACCGAATCCTTTGTGCGCTCCCTGCCCGGCTTTGTGCACCGCCAGTTGAGCCAGGGGGAGGATGGCAAATGGACAGATTATGTCATCTGGGACAGCATGGAGGCGGCCAGATCCGCAGCCGAGGCATTCATGAAAGCCGAGTGCGCCGCTGCCCTGATGACAGCCATCGCACCTGACACCGTCAATATGCGCCATGAAAATATTCTGTGGAAGATGGCGGCTTGACGTGACAGGTCGGCGCGGGACAAGGGTATACCCATGCGCCGCACCGACCGCCTCTTTGATATCATCCAGATCCTGCGCGATGGCAAATTGCACCGCGCCCAGGACATCGCGGACCGGCTCGAAGTGTCGGTCCGCACCATCTACCGCGATATGGACACATTGGCCGCCAGTGGCGTGCCGGTCGAGGGCGAACGCGGTGTTGGCTATATGGTGCGCGAGGCCATCACCCTGCCGCCTCTCACCCTGACCAGCGAAGAACTGGAAGCCCTGAACCTAGGCATGGCCATCGTCGCCGAGGCCGCCGATGATGATCTGAAAAAGGCGGCTTTGTCGCTGGCGGACAAAATTGATGCGGT from Parasedimentitalea psychrophila harbors:
- a CDS encoding protein-L-isoaspartate(D-aspartate) O-methyltransferase translates to MSSPDPETKMQFLFALRSKGVTEARVLNAMEEVDRGAFIRGLFAKRAYEDMPLPIACGQTISQPSVVGLMTQALQVSPRDTVLEVGTGSGYQAAILSKLARRVYTIDRHARLVREARQIFESLQLSNITSLVGDGSHGLPDQAPFDRILVTAAAEDPPGPLLAQLKVGGIMVVPVGQSDTVQTLIRVLKTENGLDYDELRPVRFVPLLEGLGKET
- a CDS encoding peptidoglycan DD-metalloendopeptidase family protein; the protein is MPVTSARTRHPIRRLARSPIRRVTRSTALLSMLGLIAACEGPLDYDLRGQIGAFSTSNAAQNATTGRPQADDRGLITYPNYQVAVARRGDTVADIATRIGMPVDEVARFNGVQAGDRLRPGEVLALPRRAPEQVISGSAANPGSVDIEQLAGSAIEGAATTSPNPGSVTTTQLQPAPSRIEKPEVQDGPEPVRHRVARGETAYTVSRLYQVPVKALAEWNGLGSDFAIREGQYLLIPLKDKSAPALASPVAASAVTVPGQGTTTPTPPSSTRPLPQETVAAAAEAQALPDIEVPQPSRSSQAAMSYPVQGKIIRTYSKGKNDGIDIAANAGAPVQAARSGTVAAITADSNKVPIIVIRHDDKLLTVYANVDNIAIKKGDRVKRGQTIATLRSGDDAYVHFEVRDGFDSVDPLPYLQ
- a CDS encoding ATP-binding protein; amino-acid sequence: MDQTALTRIADALERMSPAPLAAPDFAAASAFVWHVDPERLEPVAHISRVDLELLVGINRSRDTLLDNTRRFAQGFAANNALLWGARGMGKSSLVKAIHASLIGDCPDLKLIELQREDLPSVARLLHHLSTAQQRFILFCDDLSFSHDDQHYKSLKAVLDGGIEGCPENVVFYATSNRRHLMPREMIENERSSAISPSEAVEEKVSLSDRFGLWLGFHPCTQDEYLEMIAGYCAAHGIKRDADHLRAEAIEWQATRGARSGRVAWQFFVDLAGRQGITLR
- a CDS encoding Stf0 family sulfotransferase, encoding MKHFESYIICTSPRCGSTLLCKLLSNTGVAGVPESHFHEPSLAAWLGYYRLTPDAHCTQQETLKAIFTAAYEHGKGGTDVFGLRLQRHSFEFFMHQLSILHPEIAGGKSRLKSVFGNPLFIHLTRGNKLEQAISYVKATQTGLWHAAPDGTELERLSAPREPAYDAQAIAKQRAKFTTMDDQWKSWFATEEIAPLSISYDELSSAPLATRARILERLGLDFEPDGKDELPVAKLADATNQAWFDRFTSELSKITT
- the tatC gene encoding twin-arginine translocase subunit TatC produces the protein MSQTDEIEDSTAPLIEHLAELRNRLIHMVVAFLIGMIICFTVATPIFNFLTNPLCQVLADRGQDCDLIFISPQEGFFVAIKVSLLGGLILSFPYLATQVWRFVAPGLYKNEKGAFLPFLLASPFMFGLGASFAFYVVTPLAYEFFLGFQQFGSEGEAITDGSAAPLSVVFQGSAQEYLNLTIKFIVAFGMCFQLPVLLTLMGKVGLVSAEGLRSVRKYAVVAILLLAALVTPPDVITQVILFVVVYGLYEISIMLVARVEVKREAKLRAEGYYDDDEDDPLMADFDDDEEADDSKDK
- the tatB gene encoding Sec-independent protein translocase protein TatB, which encodes MFDLGWTEMLVVGVVALIVVGPKDLPVMFRTVGRAVGKAKGMAREFSSAMNDAADQSGIKDISKGLKAATNPVGSAMDGVRDAAQDMAKSMDFTGKGPGGGKIDPESETGKMFAQRAEDSKKIRAATARAAAERKAREAAEALAKADEIEAAVTLDDAAPTPDDESKP
- a CDS encoding twin-arginine translocase TatA/TatE family subunit — encoded protein: MLNNIGLPGLLLIAVVVLVLFGRGKISSLMGEVGKGITSFKKGISEGTKELEDEVSETVEAAKDVTPETDSNKV